The stretch of DNA CCGGCTCCTTTTAAGAAATCGAAGCGGGAGTGAAACAGCCGCTCTGCAGCTTTGGTATTTAGCGCTTTGACAACCAGGTCCAGGCCTTTATTGTCCAGCTTTTCCAGCGAGCGGCGCAAAGCCAGGGCATTTTGATAACTTTTGCGCAGCGGCCGGGTTAAGTCTTCGTAACGGCCTTTTCCGCACAGATCCAGGGCGGCGTAGATTCCGGTGAGAATTGCCGGGTATTGGCCAAAACCCAAAAAGGGCATGATGGCTCCGAAGCAGTTTCCGGTAAAGAAGGTGTTTCCCAGCCGGGGGTAATTACAGAGGCCGATGGCGTAGCCGGTAATGGAAAAGGAATCTGTGATTTTAAGTTCCTGTCCCAGATCCCGGCGCACAGTTTCATGCAGGTGCTGCCACAGTTGATCCGCATCAACATTTTCATTTTGCGGATAGTCGGGAAAAGCCACGGACAGGTTGGCTTCATGTTCTGAATAAGGGATAAAGTAACTGTAGCCCTGGGGAGCATAGCGGGAATCAAGCCAGGCCGCCACCGCATACCGGTTAAAGGAGCCTTCCAGCGTGGCACCTTTTATGGTTACGGTGAGGTCGGTTTGGTAGTTCTGCATTTTCTCTGCATAGGCGCCGTCACCGGTGGCCACCACCACATGGGTATATTCCTCCAGCAAGTCTTCATAGGCGTGCCGGGAATTAAAGACGATTTCACTTTTTACCTGCCTGGCCAGTTGCTTTTCCCAGGAATCCGCATCACGCCCCCGGATGGTGGAAAAGCCCAGCTGCCCGTTAACAACAGCTTTCTCATGCTCTGAAAACAACAGTAGTTCGCTGATGTGGCCCACCGGATGCAAAAAGATGCCATAGGTATCAGCCAGGTATGCCAGTGGATCCCGGTGCGGCCGGCAGAGGGCGGAAAGAATAATTTCGCTGTTAACAAAACGGTCACCCACCTGTGACCGTGATTCAAAGACAGTGGGACTTATGCCGTTTTTCTCCAGGGTAAGGGCGCAGCTGAGGCCGGCCAGTCCGGCGCCCATAATTGCTACTTTCATAAAAACCACTCCGTTTCATGCTGCTAGTATGACCCCAAAGCGGCGCTTTATGACAAAGGGGCAGCAGGGATTTTTCCGGTGTTGTAGAAGTTATTACCTAAATTAAAGTAGGAGATAAAATTGTTGGCGGCAGCATATATTTAAGCGTCTAAATTTTCACACAAAGAGGTGGCTTTCGTGACATCTAAAGTTATAATAGATTACAAAGTGTCTCAATGCACCGGCTGTCGGCTCTGCATGCTGGCCTGTGCCTGGACTGGGAGTAAAACTCACCGGCTATCCGATTCTGCCATTTGCATAGAAGTGGACGAAAAGCTGTTTCGCCGCAGCATGATTCTGGATGCAGAGCGCTGTACCGGCTGTCTGGCCTGCGTTTCCATCTGTCCCGGAGAAGCACTGGTCAAACGAGACGGAGAAACAAAGGGGGCAGGAGCATGAGTACTTTGCTGACGGTAAATCTTACGGAGGGCAGCATGTACCGTAAAGATATTGCTGATACGGAAGAAATGTATCTGGGCGGGCTGGGGGTAAACTCCAGGTTGCTTTATGATCTGGTGCCTACCGGTGCAGACCCGCTTGGTCCGGAAAATGCCCTGCTTTTTGGCGTAGGCCCTCTGGTGGGGACTCTTTTACCCACAGCCTGTCGCACGGAAGTTACGGCCAAATCACCGCTTTCCGGGCGGTTCGGCACCGCAAACGGCGGCGGCTCATTTGGTGCTGTTTTGCGGTATGCAGGCTTTAGTTATCTGGCATTTCTGGGGGCAGCGCAAACGCCGGTGATGTTGGTAATAGATGATGAAAAGGTGCGCCTGGAGCAGGCTGATGACCTGTGGGGGCTTGATGTTTG from Dethiobacter alkaliphilus AHT 1 encodes:
- a CDS encoding NAD(P)/FAD-dependent oxidoreductase, with translation MKVAIMGAGLAGLSCALTLEKNGISPTVFESRSQVGDRFVNSEIILSALCRPHRDPLAYLADTYGIFLHPVGHISELLLFSEHEKAVVNGQLGFSTIRGRDADSWEKQLARQVKSEIVFNSRHAYEDLLEEYTHVVVATGDGAYAEKMQNYQTDLTVTIKGATLEGSFNRYAVAAWLDSRYAPQGYSYFIPYSEHEANLSVAFPDYPQNENVDADQLWQHLHETVRRDLGQELKITDSFSITGYAIGLCNYPRLGNTFFTGNCFGAIMPFLGFGQYPAILTGIYAALDLCGKGRYEDLTRPLRKSYQNALALRRSLEKLDNKGLDLVVKALNTKAAERLFHSRFDFLKGAGMLLRALPEQ
- a CDS encoding 4Fe-4S binding protein — encoded protein: MTSKVIIDYKVSQCTGCRLCMLACAWTGSKTHRLSDSAICIEVDEKLFRRSMILDAERCTGCLACVSICPGEALVKRDGETKGAGA